A stretch of DNA from Scomber scombrus chromosome 9, fScoSco1.1, whole genome shotgun sequence:
ttgttggggttagggttagggttaccgaTGGGGTTGTTGGGGTTAGGCTTACCGATGGGgttgttgggttagggttagggttaccgaTGGGGttgttggggttagggttagggttaccgaTGGGGTTGTTGGGGTTAGGGTCACCGATGGGgttgttgggttagggttagggttaccgaTGGGGttgttggggttagggttaaggttaccGATGGGGttgttggggttagggttaggcttacCGATGGGGttgttggggttagggttaggcttacCGATGGGGTTGCTGGGGTTAGGGTTACCGATGGGGttgttggggttagggttaggcttacCGATGGGGttgttggggttagggttaggcttacCGATGGGGTTGTTGGGCTCGTACGGCGGCAGCGGCAGAGACGCAGCGCTGGGTTTGTTCTCGGCGGGCGGGGCAGCCTCAGTCTGTccgttctgattggctgatatCTCCATCTCCTCCGACTGCTCCTCCTGTTTCACCtcctgcagcacaaacacaaaacatccaTCAGCTTCATTCCTGCAGCTCACACTAACTTTAACTTTCATCATAACTGCGTGTAGACGTGatgttaaaaatggaaaatcttttaaatgttcttaaacTCACTTTTATTTCATGACTTTACTTTATAAGTTATATACGTTATTCTTATAAACCAAAGTATGGGACAGGAACCATCAGAGGAAActattcatcctctgaggaacATGAATGTTTGAAGTCTAAAATGACTTGTTGAGATCTTTCAATAAAGAACTAGAGttaaatatttctgtttgtttgctgcTCTGTGAACAGAAATTAAACCACCTGCAGTTACCTGATGTGACCACAGGGGGTCGCCAAATCAACCCAGACTGAAACCTGAAGGGTTAAAACGTTGGTCACCAACCTGCTGACAGGACTGTGTATTTATCTACATGTtacaatatttactgtgtttgcacatttctttctttgccttcattatgtctctttttctttccctgcctatattttctttcctgtctttcatccacctcctccttccctcctttctctttccttacttccctccagtatttctcttttttcttctcctctttcctttctcttctccatctcctctctccttcctttatttctcctcttttctagatctttctcttcatctttctttcctcttcctttctcttctccccttccctttcccttcctcatctcctttctctccctcctttatttctcctctttttctattCTTCCTTTTGTTCATCTCCCTcgtttcttttcctttcttttcaacTTCTCCttgctttccttttctttctctccttctcctccctctccattatcttcccttcctctcttcatcctccccttctctttctttcctccatcccttcctttccATGCTAGCTTATTTCTTGTATTCTTCTTTctatccctcctttcctttactCCCATTCCTTTTGGTTTAGTTTGAGTGAACTATAATAACTCTGATTAACTCGTTATCATTGACGAGCTCCAGCTGCTTGATAAGCAGATAATAATCGACTCAGACTGAATCAGCAGCAGGTTGGAGACTCTTTGTTAGTTTCACTCACACAGCAGCTCTTCTCTACAGGAATCTGCTCTGCTGagttttcttctctcttctcttcacaACTCTgcgtctcctcctctttcttctcctcctcctgctgctcctccaccttcttctcctcctccactttaTCCGtcagtttctcctcctcctcctcctcctcctcttcctctccctccttctcatcTGCTggtttcttctcctctttggATTTCTTGGCTGGAGGTTCTTCAGGATGTTTGGAGGATTTTGGCGGCGTgcagcttttttctctcttcacgGCGCTCGGACATCGATGTCTGAAGAACAAATAAAGAACAGTGAGATAAATAACATGAAGTGATGcagaaaaatcacatttatgtttaaaggtttattaaagCCAAAAACATCTATTGAAAGACAGTCAATGAAATGATATTAAACCCTGTCAGGACTTTACATCAGAGAACTGGAGAAACATTCAGGAACATAAAGTTTGATGCATCTTCAGATGTTTTTGGTGTGTAAGAGTTGAATGATTCAGTTTGTTGaagcacagaagaagaaacgtACCCGTATTTGAGCTGTCGGTACTTCCTGCTGACGTAGATGGTCAGACGCTTCCCGTTGAACTTGGGCGGGTTGGCTCGGTAATCTTCAGCCATCTTCTCCGCCTCCTCGGCTTTATCCATCTCGATGAAacactgaagacacaaacacacagtttcatATAGAGCAACGCTGGCAGACAGGTGTTAAAGCATCAGCTAGGTCCAGGTTCTGGTTCTGTACCTCTCTCTTGATCCTGTTGAGGAAATATTTCTTAACCTTCCCGAACCGCTGAGCTAACTTCAGGATGGCCTCGTCTGTGTATTTACTGTTGGGGATCTGACCGATGTAGACGACCTTACTGGAGCCGCACTGAACACAAAACTCACAAATCAAGCAAAGCACAAACTGACacctggttaaaaaaaataaatatatataaatcagtTTGAGAGTTCACCTGGATGGTCGGGTAGCTCATGGAGTGACTGACTCTCACCGGTCGGCCGCAAACCGTTGCCGTGACGTTACCGTTGTAAAACTTGGCCATCGCTCgagcttcttcttctgtctcaaACTGAAGGTATGCCTGAGCGGGAGGGACGGACATCGACAGGAAATGAAGTACAAACAATCTAAACCTCAAACCTTCCTGGAAACACttcaacacatttaatttgaacCTTTATTTTCACTACATGGGAGACATCTTCTGACTGCTATGATTAAACactgtggtccatgttcagtaaCATAGAAGTTCTGAGTGAAGGGATGACGGCTGCTTTCACCCTGTGAGGCCGGGGGGTCAAACATAAGGCCCGGGGGCCAGAAACGGCCCGCCAACAGGtcccaatctggcccactggataactttacaAACTatgaaaattagaaaagtaaatCCAATTTTTAACTGAAGTGCACCTGTAATGCTCGTTGACGTCCAACTGGAGATAATTGACTTACAGTGTGATTCAGATGTAAAGGATACATTTATAAATAGATGGTTTGGTTTATTATGCATTtcatatttatctatatatctatatctaagcaatggttttactggtctggcccagtTGGGCTGTGTGTGGCCCGTAAACCTGCTGTAAGGGTTAGTGTTAATGTTTATGTTAACTACATTAAAGGCTCTGCTGGTCATCAGGTCTGAACCTGTGTGGACAGAAGGGAAACGTTCTGGGGAAGTTTAAGTGATGTTTGATCCTTTATGGTTCAAGACTCCACTTTCTTGTGTCCAGGGAGACGTTTGACTCTTGTggaataaatatgtaatttatttctCTGTGACTGTTTACTATTGGCTGTGATCATATGGGCTGTTTACTATTGGCTGTGATCATATGGGCTGTTTACTATTGGCTGTGATCATATGGGCTGTTTACTATTGGCTGTGATCATATGGGCTGTTTACTATTGGCTGTGATCATATGGGCTGTTTACTATTGGCTGTGATCATATGGGcagtttgaccaatcacagatcatttctttgttctaataggtttgttttgcttgttgagatgagctgatgtctccttattgtataatatatatataataataacagtttaaTCAGTTGATGTCTGCTGTACCTCAGGTCTTAAGTCCAGCACCAAGTGTTTGACCAGTTTCCCAAAAGGTTTGGCGAGTCCGAGCAGCTCGTTGGTGAAGTTGAATCCTCGTCTGAAACCGACGATGTTGACGACTCTCATTCCCTGACAGGAAGTAAACAAAGAGGACCAATTAGAGCTCAGCGCTCATCACTGAAACGACAGATACTGTCTCCATAGAAACGACAGATACATACCCCTTTCCTCGTGTTgtctgcagagaagaaaaacacaaagaactcATGTTAGCTCCGagttacatttaaacaaataacgAATAAACAgtctttaaaaacaatgaacttTATCTGGTTCTGGTACCGATGGTGTCCGACTCTTCGTGAGCTTCGTCCTCGTCCTCCGCCACTTCGTCCAGCGTCACAAAGTCCTCCATGTTCTCCAGGAAGTCCTGATCATCCTGacacaccaaacacaaacaacaggaTGAACAACTGacacataaaagaaagaaagaaagaaagaaagaagcagatgacagtgatgattgattattgatcagctaaTCAGTACCGTGTCTTCAGGTAAATCTCCCTCCAGCGTCTCTGAGCTCTCTCCCGGTTCTCCGCTCGGTTCTTCTTTGAGCTCCGGTTCCGTCGGCTCTGACTCCGCCCCCTCACCTTCGGCCCCGCCCCCTCCTCCAGGTGCTTTGACGGTGACATCATCGCCAACGGCAACAGCAACCTGCGTTCACGTCACATGATCAGGCTCAGAAATCACCTCCAAGGTTTGATCCTCTGTGATGTTTCTGAGCTcctcaccttctcctcctcactgtCCTCGCGCTCCTTTTTTACATCTGGCACCTCCTCCTCCGCGTTGCCCTCGGTtacctgctcctccacctcctcctcccagtTCTCCCCCTCCATCACCCCACAcacctcgtcctcctcctcctccttcgtCTCCTCTCTGGTCTTGGAGGACTTGGATGAGGAGGCGTTTCTGGTtgcggaggaagaggaggaggaggaggaggcgttGGCGCCGCTGCTCCTCCGGTTTCGAGCCTCTCCAGCAGGGCGACCCTGTCTGCGGTTCACACTGAGACACAGTTTGGTTCACAATCACAGTCAGATCATTACAAGGAGGAACAGAGTTGGAGTGTTGAGTTATATACTGtgatggagcttttccactctacagttctagctctactcggctcggctcggtttggtaccaagaaccttttccattactatagttcctcctcaacgtgagcggggtcgtcatagcaacacaaacacataaacaatggaggacatggaggcgatggtgtacttgctgctgtatgagacaaagcaagagaagagaaactaagctctgtaacgctgttgttggtatttataaatgccgggtttgattcttgtgtgggacggctcatgactcttccagtgactctctgaccaatcagaggccggcagtctgttgacgtcacatttagtatcggctcggctcgcttggaacctcggcagagcaggtactaaaaaagtaccaggtaccaggtactatccctggtGGAgacgagtagagctagaactgtatagtggaaaagctccattagACTCTGGTGGCCACTCTATATaattaatgctgcagtgtgactGGCCCTTTAATTGTAGATGTAAATGACTTTTGTCCTTTTACATCAGGTGTTACCTTTAATTCAAAGTTCATCTGAAATAGAAAGCGTTTTTTGTggctgtaaatgaaaataagcctATCTAATAAACACACCATGAGCAGCTGATTGGATCAAACTGTGCTCAGTGCATTCTGGTTGTTGAAGAGGAAACTGAGACTCTGCTCAGAAACCCAACAGATACCTGCACATCTGTACTGTATCATCGTCATCACCCTGACAGCATGAACATTCATCAgtaacagtcagtcagtgtctCTGGTAGAACAACAACGCAGCGTCTGGACTCACTTGAGGGTTTTGTACTTGGTGCAGAGGTTGAGGCGGATCGGTCTTCCTTTGATGGTGAGCGGGTTCACGCTGTAATACTTCACCAGCATCTCTGCGTCCTCCGGCGTTCCCAGCTGGACGAAcgcctgcagagacacacacacggtttAGGTTCCCTAAAACACCCAGAGATCCTTCAATGAAGCTTTTTAGATCTGCATTATGTGGAGTTAGAAGCTAGGTATATATTCTGCATGTATGATtactgactgatatatctatcAGAATTGTATTACTCCATAATATCGGTTTTAAaccctaaaatccagtatcaggCTCTATtctgtgtttccctgttgagctgtgctgtaaccatagtaacacaaagactttgatactaaaaacactgaagatgaagatgaagactcATATGGACGAAACActgaactggtcctttaactttagctttaatgagtgttttctgtgttgagCAGGTTGAGTGATCAGAGTCGATCAATAAGAAGCCTGATCAATATAAACTGTGAGTCAGAGCAGCGGATCGATGGGTCACCTGGTCGGTTAAGAACAGGTGTTTGTCGACGGTGCCGAAGCGCCCGGCGATGGTCAGcagctccttcttcttctcctcttctctcggAAGGTTGGAGAAGAAAACCACATGGCTgccgtgacctttgacctccctgTCAGGTCGGTCCATCAGCCTGTCTGAGGAGCGCTCGTCTTTCTGGAGGGTCCAACACAGACGGGAGGGGTCAGAGatacacatacagagacacacacacagacacacatacacacacacacacacacacacacacacacacacacacacacacacacacacaggggagggGTCAGATGATGCGTTCAGGTACCTCtatgatgtgtatgtgtgtgtgatgcgtTCAGGTACCTATATGATGtgtacagatgaagccactagaaatttcccctgtttccgtgatggctccttgaccgccccttgataggtccttgactggccgataatggaagcaggggggaaatgcgatgacgtgtcaatgaggccccgactggaaacgcccctaaactgcctgagtgaaaaccagttgcaatgcttcatttttccacggggaggcgcaggtattagtgcaggagacccgagttagttttacacactaatataacttgtatttacttctattcttcttcataaagtagccttatactatatgttgttgttattgtcactgtatcgtcactatgtgtctgtgtaatgctgctgctacactataatttcccagcttgggatcaataacgtatatctatctatctatctatctatctatctatctatctatctatctatctatctatctatctatctatctatctatctatctaatgaagggtgcaatatagttcaatccattagaaggatgcaattgaagctgctgtgcgccggtaaaacacaacacagccgatcaattaacaaaacgcactatgattaaaaagtgcaagcttgttattctgagtcatgcctgtgtagtatgcagtactagatactagtgtaaaaaagactctagtaaaagcagacgtcctgattcaactctttacgccagtaaaagtaagacttagtttaatgacttagaaatcgccaaatgacttactttaacgaatttcgttagtttatataatgcagatttgtaaaatattacttttatgaaggtcacagtcactgacaataaacttatcatttcataattgtggtagcagcggtgcagcagatgtaatgaagtccacgcagcacgctggatgcaaactaatattaagcctttagccttttcattatgtccatggacataaactgagttaattcattagaaggatgcaattgaagataccgtacattttacaggacctctgacaaatcattgtcactgtcaaaccaagaaatagcccatgtgacatacccgtctagtgattcaaaacaggacgcgctatttactgtaatacatagtatttcaatggacggtgtaaataatgtaaataatgtcacgactattttactacatatttcttactattattgttcttatagttttttgtttgttcgtttgtttttttgtatttattatttattgttctt
This window harbors:
- the matr3l1.2 gene encoding matrin 3-like 1.2, with amino-acid sequence MSQRDAQKGFSVGRGLLAAAETLNYSSGRQLGGGASGGGAGGAEGQDGASQMPRRGGNHLGSTMKLFASLGLSPSDLDALAQIPEEDISVETLPHILMQLKSRKGDAGERRAASSMSDRHRGGRDSWDDAHMGRMGAASLAQSSDFGFGSLQDAPPGRGYGLNYGGRERPFSELSHDPYGGLGMGTQDPVFMQRRIGSPSHGKVQDFLGVLPPLFPHVCSLCDFDVHSSMEWNQHVNGLRHAENRRMLLDMYPDWDPGMSSGRSRGIDTPNLSAGLLGPAPMTSGQTGGGTSSSWGGDGPGKSQQGPNKLRSRVVVVKYDRKPLSNKTLFAFTEPFGCLSEHLVLKNKAFLEMESHEEAQDVVNYYQQHPASLYGKPVTFYLSKRLLVIEKDERSSDRLMDRPDREVKGHGSHVVFFSNLPREEEKKKELLTIAGRFGTVDKHLFLTDQAFVQLGTPEDAEMLVKYYSVNPLTIKGRPIRLNLCTKYKTLNVNRRQGRPAGEARNRRSSGANASSSSSSSSATRNASSSKSSKTREETKEEEEDEVCGVMEGENWEEEVEEQVTEGNAEEEVPDVKKEREDSEEEKVAVAVGDDVTVKAPGGGGGAEGEGAESEPTEPELKEEPSGEPGESSETLEGDLPEDTDDQDFLENMEDFVTLDEVAEDEDEAHEESDTIDNTRKGGMRVVNIVGFRRGFNFTNELLGLAKPFGKLVKHLVLDLRPEAYLQFETEEEARAMAKFYNGNVTATVCGRPVRVSHSMSYPTIQCGSSKVVYIGQIPNSKYTDEAILKLAQRFGKVKKYFLNRIKRECFIEMDKAEEAEKMAEDYRANPPKFNGKRLTIYVSRKYRQLKYGHRCPSAVKREKSCTPPKSSKHPEEPPAKKSKEEKKPADEKEGEEEEEEEEEEKLTDKVEEEKKVEEQQEEEKKEEETQSCEEKREENSAEQIPVEKSCCEVKQEEQSEEMEISANQNGQTEAAPPAENKPSAASLPLPPYEPNNPIGVEHVKMGYYCRVCFLFYSNEDTAKKTHCSSQAHYDKLQKHLEKEQTKAEKKKGKKTTVN